A genome region from Streptomyces pratensis includes the following:
- a CDS encoding AAA family ATPase, which translates to MTTYDDRASLTDLTTTAERVRRSVEGVIEGKPEVVRLSLTVLLAEGHLLIEDVPGVGKTMLAKALARSIDCSVRRIQFTPDLLPSDITGVSIFDQQRRDFEFKPGAIFAQIVIGDEINRASPKTQSALLESMEERQVTIDGQTYELPDPFMVVATQNPVEMEGTYPLPEAQRDRFMARVSIGYPSAEAELQMLDVHGGTSPLDDLQPVAHAHDIVKLIDAVRKVHVAESVRRYAVDLVAATRQHPDLRLGASPRATLHLLRAAKASAALSGRDYALPDDVQALAAAVLAHRLLPTAQAQLNRRTAEQVVLDILQRTPVPTSGGGAAPLPQHRPGGPVYGGQPGVRRL; encoded by the coding sequence GTGACGACCTATGACGATCGAGCGAGCCTCACAGATCTGACCACCACAGCGGAGCGGGTACGCAGGTCGGTCGAGGGTGTGATCGAGGGCAAGCCTGAGGTCGTACGGCTTTCGCTGACCGTGCTGCTCGCCGAGGGGCACCTCCTGATCGAGGATGTACCCGGGGTCGGCAAGACGATGCTGGCCAAGGCGCTGGCGCGGTCCATCGACTGCTCGGTGCGACGTATCCAGTTCACGCCGGACCTGCTGCCCTCCGACATCACCGGGGTCTCGATCTTCGATCAGCAGCGCAGGGACTTCGAGTTCAAGCCGGGCGCGATCTTCGCGCAGATCGTGATCGGCGACGAGATCAACCGCGCGTCACCCAAGACCCAGTCGGCACTGCTGGAGTCGATGGAGGAGCGCCAGGTCACGATCGACGGCCAGACCTACGAACTGCCCGATCCCTTCATGGTCGTGGCGACCCAGAACCCGGTGGAGATGGAGGGCACCTACCCCCTCCCCGAGGCGCAGCGCGACCGCTTCATGGCCCGTGTGTCGATCGGCTACCCGAGCGCCGAGGCCGAGCTCCAGATGCTCGACGTGCACGGCGGTACCTCACCGCTGGACGACCTTCAGCCGGTGGCGCACGCCCACGACATCGTGAAGCTGATCGACGCGGTGCGCAAGGTCCACGTGGCCGAGTCGGTCCGGCGGTACGCCGTGGATCTGGTGGCCGCCACCCGTCAGCACCCGGATCTCAGGCTCGGCGCCTCGCCTCGGGCGACCCTGCATCTGCTGCGCGCCGCCAAGGCGTCGGCCGCGCTGTCCGGGCGGGACTACGCCCTGCCGGACGACGTCCAGGCCCTCGCGGCCGCGGTGCTCGCCCACCGGCTGCTGCCGACGGCGCAGGCGCAGCTCAACCGCCGTACGGCGGAGCAGGTGGTGCTGGACATCCTGCAGCGCACACCCGTGCCGACGTCGGGCGGCGGGGCCGCCCCGCTGCCCCAGCACCGTCCCGGCGGCCCGGTGTACGGCGGGCAGCCCGGCGTACGGCGGCTGTGA
- a CDS encoding class I SAM-dependent methyltransferase: MSDQLRPRASLRTAVVWEVLKDALERRVKATGREALDVLDTGGGTGNFAVPVARLGHRVTVVDPSPNALFALERRAEEAGVADQVRGVQGDILGLFEVVDRAGYDAVLCHGVLEYVDDPAEGVRNAVDALHPSGALSLLGAGLGGAVLARALAGHFAEARQALTDPAGRWGSGDPVPRRFTADQLTGLVEAAGLEVGAVHGVRVFADLVPGVLVDTEPGAMDELLRLEAAVAELPAFHSVATQLHVLGEKRA, translated from the coding sequence GTGTCGGACCAGCTGCGCCCCCGCGCCTCCCTCCGTACCGCCGTGGTCTGGGAGGTCCTCAAGGACGCTCTCGAGCGCCGGGTCAAGGCGACCGGCAGGGAAGCCCTGGACGTGCTGGACACCGGCGGCGGCACCGGCAACTTCGCCGTGCCCGTCGCCCGGCTCGGCCACCGGGTGACCGTCGTCGACCCCAGCCCGAACGCCCTCTTCGCGCTCGAGCGCCGGGCCGAGGAGGCCGGTGTCGCCGATCAGGTCCGAGGAGTCCAGGGAGACATCCTCGGCCTGTTCGAGGTGGTGGACCGCGCCGGTTACGACGCGGTCCTCTGCCACGGTGTCCTGGAGTACGTGGACGACCCCGCTGAAGGCGTGCGGAACGCGGTCGACGCGCTCCACCCGTCCGGTGCGCTCAGCCTGCTCGGCGCCGGCCTCGGCGGTGCCGTCCTGGCCAGGGCGCTCGCCGGGCACTTCGCCGAGGCCCGGCAGGCGCTGACGGACCCCGCCGGGCGCTGGGGCAGCGGCGACCCGGTGCCCCGCAGGTTCACGGCCGACCAGCTGACCGGACTGGTCGAGGCCGCAGGCCTTGAGGTCGGCGCCGTGCACGGTGTGCGGGTCTTCGCCGACCTCGTGCCGGGCGTCCTGGTGGACACCGAACCGGGTGCGATGGACGAGCTCCTCAGGCTGGAAGCGGCGGTCGCGGAGCTGCCGGCCTTCCACTCGGTGGCGACCCAGCTGCACGTTCTGGGGGAGAAGCGCGCCTGA
- a CDS encoding transglutaminaseTgpA domain-containing protein, giving the protein MSGRTRLALCAFSATMMAAGALLPLVETSKWVLQAAFLLAVQGCVGALARRMRLVRILTVSLQVLVTLLMLTLTFAREHALFGLLPGPQAVQRLAELLTAGADDVSRYAIPAPATDGIRLMLIGGVLLIGLAVDVLAVTFRAAAPAGLPLLALYSVAAGLSDGGAGWLWFLLAACGYLLLLLAEGRDRLSRWGRVFGGVSRTSGGLAAGLEGSGRALAPVRTGRRIGVVALGIALAVPAALPALNGGLLEGTGGGSGRGSGGGTISAVNPLVSLQNNLNQPENREVMSYRTNSRNPQDFYLRIQALDQFSGGEWRPSTRRLRDVPDRLPQPAGLAGDVAVTEIRTNISSSRSYQQTYLPLPYPASEVDIQGRWRFEPEGRTLVGDDGQTTRGARYEVSSLVVEPTAAQLAGSLEPRSDLVREYTRVPPSLPDVVEETARRVTDGAANDYERAVRLQDWFATEGGFRYDTTVTSGTGTAAIERFLKDKEGFCVHFSFSMAAMARTLGIPARVAVGFTPGTAQADGSVSVGLRDAHAWPELFFEGVGWTRFEPTPSRGSTPAYTRPDAPSQDPSAPALPTDGASAAPTAAPSASESCPAQMRQQGECGASPVPGAGDSAGPGTSAGTVVLWVLGSLLVLTLPLMPMLWRLRARGRRLGSSGGRTAADAAARVMAAWREITDTAWDHGIPPDESQTPRKAAARVVRLGGLDGAAAAAVHRVAGAVEQVLYAPEPGPVSAPAEDVETVRAGLRASAGRWDRLRATLAPRSAIRVIWAVSDRRAEFGRRWSDRVGRDRWAARLRRLSRQQG; this is encoded by the coding sequence ATGAGCGGGCGTACCCGGCTGGCGCTGTGCGCCTTCTCGGCGACGATGATGGCGGCTGGGGCCCTGCTGCCTCTAGTCGAGACGTCGAAGTGGGTCTTGCAGGCCGCGTTCCTGCTGGCGGTTCAGGGCTGTGTGGGTGCGCTCGCGCGCCGGATGCGCCTGGTACGGATTCTGACGGTGTCCCTCCAGGTTCTCGTCACGCTGTTGATGCTGACCCTGACATTCGCCAGGGAGCATGCGCTGTTCGGTCTGCTGCCCGGCCCCCAGGCGGTCCAGCGGCTCGCCGAGCTGCTGACCGCGGGCGCCGACGACGTCAGCAGGTACGCGATTCCCGCACCGGCGACGGACGGCATCCGGCTGATGCTGATCGGCGGCGTGCTTCTGATCGGGCTCGCCGTGGACGTCCTCGCGGTGACCTTCCGCGCGGCGGCCCCGGCCGGCCTGCCGCTGCTCGCGCTCTACTCGGTCGCTGCCGGGCTCTCCGACGGCGGGGCGGGCTGGCTGTGGTTCCTGCTGGCGGCCTGCGGGTATCTGCTTCTCCTCCTGGCCGAGGGCCGGGACCGGCTGTCCCGGTGGGGGCGGGTCTTCGGCGGTGTGTCCCGTACGTCCGGCGGTCTCGCTGCCGGACTGGAGGGATCCGGACGTGCTCTGGCACCGGTCCGTACGGGCCGCCGCATCGGCGTGGTGGCGCTGGGCATAGCGCTGGCGGTGCCCGCGGCGCTGCCCGCCCTGAACGGCGGGCTGCTGGAGGGCACGGGCGGCGGATCGGGCAGGGGAAGCGGCGGGGGCACGATCTCCGCGGTGAACCCGCTGGTCTCGCTGCAGAACAACCTCAATCAGCCGGAGAACCGGGAGGTGATGTCCTACCGCACCAACTCCCGGAACCCGCAGGACTTCTATCTGCGCATCCAGGCCCTGGATCAGTTCAGCGGCGGCGAGTGGCGTCCGTCGACCCGTCGGCTGAGGGACGTCCCGGACAGGCTGCCGCAGCCGGCCGGACTGGCCGGGGACGTGGCCGTCACCGAGATCCGGACGAACATCTCGTCATCGCGCTCGTACCAGCAGACGTATCTGCCGCTCCCCTACCCGGCGAGCGAGGTGGACATCCAGGGGCGCTGGCGGTTCGAACCCGAGGGGCGCACTCTCGTCGGCGACGACGGCCAGACGACACGCGGCGCACGGTACGAGGTCAGCAGTCTGGTGGTGGAACCGACGGCCGCTCAGCTCGCCGGGTCGCTGGAACCGCGTTCGGATCTGGTCCGCGAGTACACGCGGGTCCCGCCGTCGCTGCCCGATGTGGTCGAGGAGACCGCCCGGCGGGTGACCGACGGTGCCGCCAACGACTACGAGCGGGCGGTGCGGCTGCAGGACTGGTTCGCCACGGAGGGTGGTTTCCGGTACGACACGACGGTGACCTCGGGTACCGGCACGGCGGCGATCGAACGGTTCCTGAAGGACAAGGAGGGCTTCTGCGTCCACTTCTCCTTCTCGATGGCCGCTATGGCGAGGACCTTGGGCATTCCGGCCCGGGTCGCGGTGGGCTTCACTCCCGGCACGGCCCAGGCGGACGGTTCGGTCTCCGTGGGACTGCGGGATGCGCATGCCTGGCCCGAGCTTTTCTTCGAGGGCGTGGGCTGGACCCGCTTCGAGCCGACGCCGTCACGTGGCAGCACCCCGGCGTACACCCGGCCGGACGCGCCCTCGCAGGACCCGAGTGCTCCCGCGCTGCCGACGGACGGCGCCTCCGCGGCGCCGACGGCGGCCCCGTCCGCCTCGGAGTCCTGCCCCGCGCAGATGCGTCAGCAGGGTGAGTGCGGCGCGTCACCCGTTCCCGGCGCGGGCGATTCCGCCGGCCCCGGCACGTCCGCGGGCACGGTGGTGCTGTGGGTGCTCGGCTCCCTGCTGGTGCTGACGCTCCCGCTGATGCCGATGCTCTGGCGGCTGCGGGCCCGCGGCCGGCGACTCGGCTCATCCGGGGGACGTACGGCCGCTGACGCCGCTGCCAGAGTGATGGCGGCGTGGCGGGAGATCACCGATACGGCCTGGGATCACGGCATCCCGCCGGACGAGTCGCAGACCCCCCGCAAGGCCGCGGCACGTGTCGTACGACTGGGAGGCCTCGACGGGGCGGCGGCTGCCGCGGTCCACCGCGTCGCCGGTGCGGTGGAGCAGGTGCTGTACGCACCCGAGCCGGGCCCGGTGTCCGCGCCGGCCGAGGACGTGGAGACTGTCCGGGCCGGGCTGCGGGCCTCGGCGGGCCGCTGGGACAGGCTGCGGGCGACACTCGCGCCCCGTTCGGCCATCCGGGTGATCTGGGCCGTCTCGGACCGCCGGGCGGAGTTCGGCCGCCGTTGGTCGGACCGGGTGGGCCGCGACCGCTGGGCGGCGCGGCTTCGCCGCCTGTCCCGGCAGCAGGGCTGA
- a CDS encoding ATP-binding cassette domain-containing protein — MDSPHGAALSAEGFGLRGPRGWAFQGVGFSAGPGSLVAIEGPSGSGRTCLLLALTGRMRSTHGHAEVGGERLPGRLAAVRGFSALGPVTGVSELDPSLTVAEHLRERALLRRRFDSSLRSLLRPRAERAAAARATIDAALEAAGLEPAELPKAERTSVRDLERPEALRLSVALALMGRPRLLAVDDTDLKLSAADRALTWELLRSLAAGGTTVLAVCSEAPEDALTVRTRPAAGTGAPADDTTTGKGTADAIAETGRA, encoded by the coding sequence GTGGACAGCCCGCACGGGGCGGCGTTGAGCGCGGAGGGCTTCGGACTCAGAGGTCCGCGCGGCTGGGCCTTCCAGGGAGTGGGATTCAGCGCAGGCCCCGGCTCCCTCGTCGCGATCGAGGGTCCCTCGGGCTCGGGCCGCACCTGTCTGCTGCTCGCGCTCACCGGCCGGATGCGTTCCACACACGGCCACGCCGAGGTCGGCGGAGAGCGCCTGCCCGGCCGGCTCGCCGCCGTACGCGGTTTCAGCGCGCTGGGTCCGGTCACCGGGGTCAGCGAACTCGACCCCTCCCTCACCGTGGCCGAGCACCTTCGGGAACGGGCCCTGCTGCGGCGCCGCTTCGACAGTTCGCTGCGCTCCCTGCTGCGCCCCCGCGCCGAACGCGCCGCGGCGGCACGGGCGACGATCGACGCCGCGCTGGAGGCCGCGGGGCTCGAACCCGCGGAACTGCCCAAGGCCGAGCGCACGTCGGTTCGGGACCTGGAGCGCCCGGAGGCCCTGCGCCTCTCCGTCGCCCTCGCCCTGATGGGCCGTCCGCGACTGCTCGCCGTGGACGACACCGACCTCAAACTCTCCGCAGCGGACCGCGCCCTGACCTGGGAGCTGCTGCGCTCCCTCGCGGCCGGCGGGACCACCGTGCTGGCCGTGTGCAGCGAGGCTCCGGAGGACGCGCTGACCGTACGCACCCGCCCGGCGGCCGGAACGGGCGCACCCGCCGACGACACCACGACCGGGAAGGGGACGGCCGATGCGATCGCCGAAACTGGCCGCGCTTGA
- a CDS encoding SAV_6107 family HEPN domain-containing protein, whose translation MASSSAAAAPRRRAGSPAPSLTGPATDVHPVPRRTTAPPAALDLLAQAHAGLDEAAVLDVPNERYATAHLAALRTAAAVLAARGRPETSRRRRERIRSAWEVLPDIAPELTEWSALFASGAGRRARAEAGIPGAATSRDADDLLRDAAMFLRLVERLLVLQPVLPQPRRDGPGPRPDAE comes from the coding sequence ATGGCCAGCTCGTCCGCAGCCGCCGCCCCGCGGCGCCGCGCAGGCAGCCCTGCCCCCTCACTGACCGGTCCGGCAACCGACGTCCACCCCGTTCCGCGCCGCACCACGGCGCCGCCCGCCGCCCTCGATCTCCTCGCCCAGGCCCACGCAGGCCTGGACGAGGCAGCCGTTCTCGACGTGCCCAACGAGCGCTACGCCACCGCACACCTCGCGGCACTGCGTACCGCCGCCGCCGTGCTCGCGGCCCGCGGCCGGCCCGAAACCAGCAGGCGCCGCAGGGAGCGGATCCGCAGCGCCTGGGAGGTCCTTCCGGACATAGCGCCGGAACTCACCGAATGGAGCGCCCTGTTCGCCTCAGGTGCCGGGCGCAGGGCCCGCGCCGAGGCGGGGATACCCGGCGCGGCCACCAGCCGCGACGCCGACGACCTGCTGCGCGACGCGGCCATGTTCCTGCGCCTCGTAGAGCGCCTGCTGGTCCTTCAGCCCGTCCTGCCGCAACCGCGTCGGGACGGTCCCGGGCCGCGCCCCGACGCGGAGTGA
- a CDS encoding DUF58 domain-containing protein: MTAGAPGPVDDSDDKGGPRAALSGLTTRGRSFLAAGVAAAVCAYVLGQGDLLRVGLLLAVLPLVCVTVLYRTRYRVAGSRRLSPSRVPAGSEARVHLRMDNVSRLHTGLLMLQDRVPYVLGPRPRFVLDRVEPGGVREVSYRVRSDLRGRYALGPLQLQLSDPFGMCELTRSFSAYDTLVVIPATEPLPALRLAGEASGYGDGRQRSLALAGEDDIIPRGYRHGDDMRRVHWRSTARHGELMVRREEQPQRARCTVLLDTRRIAYQGAGPGSAFEWAVSGAASALVHMLERGFAVRLLTDEGSAVPGESADGFAGSTQESADSAGLMMDTLAVVDHSDGGGLSRAHDVLRGSSEGLLVAFFGDLDEEQTAVAARMRQRSRGAVAFVLGGDDWSHGPEAAPPTPASDRLRLLREAGWTAVAVTPGAELAQLWRHAGAESSGGQSSGAGTTAGFSGGWS; this comes from the coding sequence ATGACCGCCGGGGCTCCCGGCCCCGTGGACGACAGCGACGACAAGGGCGGCCCGCGCGCGGCTCTGAGCGGGCTGACGACGCGGGGGCGGTCCTTCCTCGCCGCCGGTGTCGCGGCTGCGGTCTGCGCTTACGTGCTGGGCCAGGGTGACCTGCTCCGGGTCGGGCTGCTGCTCGCGGTGCTGCCGCTGGTCTGCGTCACCGTCCTGTACCGCACCCGCTACAGGGTGGCCGGGAGCCGCCGGCTGTCGCCGTCCCGGGTGCCGGCGGGCTCGGAGGCACGGGTCCATCTGCGCATGGACAACGTGTCCCGGCTGCACACGGGCCTGCTCATGCTCCAGGACCGCGTTCCGTACGTACTCGGGCCACGGCCCCGGTTCGTGCTGGACCGGGTGGAGCCGGGCGGCGTACGGGAGGTGTCCTACCGGGTCCGCTCCGACCTGCGCGGGCGCTATGCCCTGGGGCCGCTGCAGCTTCAGCTGAGCGATCCGTTCGGGATGTGTGAGCTGACACGCTCCTTCAGCGCATACGACACCCTCGTCGTCATCCCCGCCACCGAACCGCTCCCGGCGCTGCGGCTCGCCGGGGAGGCCTCCGGCTACGGTGACGGCAGGCAGCGTTCTCTGGCGCTGGCCGGCGAGGACGACATCATCCCGCGCGGCTACCGCCACGGCGACGACATGCGACGGGTGCACTGGCGTTCCACCGCGCGCCACGGCGAGCTGATGGTGCGCCGGGAGGAACAGCCGCAGCGGGCCAGGTGCACGGTGCTGCTGGACACCCGGCGGATCGCCTACCAGGGCGCCGGGCCCGGATCGGCCTTCGAGTGGGCGGTGTCCGGGGCGGCGTCCGCACTGGTGCACATGCTGGAGCGCGGCTTCGCGGTGCGGCTGCTCACGGACGAGGGAAGCGCCGTGCCGGGTGAGAGCGCCGACGGCTTCGCCGGTTCGACCCAGGAGTCCGCGGACTCGGCGGGACTGATGATGGACACCCTCGCGGTCGTCGACCACTCCGACGGTGGCGGTCTCTCCCGTGCTCACGACGTGCTGCGCGGGAGCAGCGAGGGGCTGCTGGTGGCGTTCTTCGGCGACCTCGACGAGGAACAGACGGCGGTCGCCGCGAGGATGCGGCAGCGCAGCCGCGGAGCCGTCGCGTTCGTGCTGGGCGGCGACGACTGGTCACACGGCCCCGAGGCCGCGCCTCCCACGCCGGCCTCCGACCGTCTGCGGCTGCTGCGCGAAGCGGGATGGACCGCGGTGGCCGTGACACCCGGGGCGGAACTCGCCCAGCTGTGGCGGCACGCGGGCGCGGAGAGCTCCGGGGGGCAGTCCTCCGGAGCCGGCACGACGGCGGGGTTCTCCGGGGGATGGTCATGA
- a CDS encoding DUF3040 domain-containing protein — protein MPLSEHEQRMLEQMERALYAEDPKFATALEGSGLRRYTRRRVYQAVAGFLVGIALLMAGMVFQQAWVSVAGFLVMLGCAVLAVTGWRKAPKPGEQQPAGSASGGGGERRHPRQRRSMMNRIEQRWQRRRDEQGQ, from the coding sequence GTGCCGCTCTCGGAGCACGAGCAGCGAATGCTCGAGCAGATGGAGCGAGCGCTGTACGCCGAAGATCCCAAGTTCGCTACAGCGCTTGAGGGAAGCGGGCTGCGCAGGTACACCCGGCGACGGGTCTACCAGGCGGTGGCCGGTTTTCTGGTGGGTATCGCGCTCCTCATGGCCGGAATGGTTTTCCAGCAGGCCTGGGTCAGCGTGGCGGGATTCCTCGTCATGCTGGGCTGTGCCGTGCTGGCGGTCACCGGGTGGCGCAAAGCGCCGAAGCCCGGTGAGCAGCAGCCGGCGGGGAGCGCGAGCGGGGGCGGAGGCGAACGCCGACATCCCAGGCAGCGCCGGTCGATGATGAACCGGATCGAACAGCGGTGGCAGCGCCGCCGCGACGAACAGGGCCAGTGA
- a CDS encoding TetR/AcrR family transcriptional regulator yields the protein MDSSSTTRRQVTRQKLYEAAVTLIAEKGFSATTVDEIAERAGVAKGTVYYNFKSKTELFEELLRHGVGLLTQSLRSAADSTDARGGTRVEALDAMIRAGLVFIDRYPAFTQLYVAELWRTNRAWQSTLLVLRQQAVAVVEEVLREGVRGGELSEEIDIQLTAAALVGMVLVAALDWQAFQPERTIDDVHSALSLLLHGRVSGR from the coding sequence ATGGACAGCAGTAGCACCACGCGCCGCCAGGTCACCCGGCAGAAGCTCTACGAGGCGGCGGTGACCCTCATCGCGGAGAAGGGGTTCTCCGCCACGACGGTGGACGAGATCGCCGAGCGCGCCGGGGTCGCCAAGGGGACGGTCTACTACAACTTCAAGAGCAAGACCGAGCTGTTCGAGGAGCTGCTGCGACACGGGGTGGGCCTGCTCACGCAGTCGCTGAGGTCCGCCGCAGACTCGACCGACGCACGCGGCGGCACCCGCGTGGAGGCGCTGGACGCGATGATCAGGGCCGGCCTGGTCTTCATCGACCGCTACCCGGCCTTCACCCAGCTGTACGTCGCCGAGCTGTGGCGCACCAACCGCGCCTGGCAGTCGACCCTCCTGGTACTGCGCCAGCAGGCAGTAGCCGTTGTCGAGGAGGTACTCCGGGAAGGTGTCAGGGGCGGCGAACTCAGCGAGGAGATCGACATCCAGCTGACGGCCGCCGCACTGGTCGGGATGGTCCTGGTCGCCGCTCTCGACTGGCAGGCGTTCCAGCCCGAGCGGACGATCGACGACGTGCACTCCGCCCTGTCCCTGCTGCTGCACGGCCGGGTCAGCGGACGCTGA
- a CDS encoding DUF4126 domain-containing protein codes for MSVLPLVFTSGWASGINAYAVVLLFGVFGVTGLTDEVPESLQRTDVLVAAGVLFLFEAVADKIPYVDSAWDAAHTVIRPVAGAVVAALLAGESGSLPELAAAAVGGSTALMSHLVKSGTRMAVNTSPEPFSNVGVSVAEDLGVAGIITFAVFNPVAAAVVAGVLLLLGLVTLVFLASRIRRFLRRRAQRREERRLA; via the coding sequence GTGTCCGTACTCCCCCTGGTGTTCACGAGTGGCTGGGCGAGCGGGATCAACGCCTACGCGGTGGTCCTCCTCTTCGGCGTCTTCGGCGTGACGGGCCTCACCGACGAGGTGCCCGAGTCACTGCAGCGCACCGATGTACTCGTGGCCGCCGGTGTGCTGTTCCTCTTCGAAGCGGTGGCCGACAAGATCCCGTACGTGGACTCGGCGTGGGACGCGGCGCACACGGTGATCAGACCCGTGGCCGGCGCGGTCGTCGCGGCGCTGCTCGCCGGGGAGAGCGGTTCGCTGCCGGAGCTCGCGGCGGCTGCCGTGGGAGGCTCGACCGCGCTGATGAGTCATCTGGTGAAGTCCGGCACCAGGATGGCGGTCAACACGTCGCCCGAGCCCTTCAGCAACGTCGGGGTCAGCGTCGCGGAGGATCTCGGCGTCGCCGGGATCATCACCTTCGCTGTCTTCAACCCCGTGGCCGCGGCCGTCGTGGCCGGGGTTCTCCTGCTGCTCGGCCTGGTGACGCTGGTCTTTCTGGCCTCCCGGATCCGCAGGTTCCTGCGCCGCCGGGCGCAGCGCCGCGAGGAGAGACGTCTGGCCTGA
- a CDS encoding YhgE/Pip domain-containing protein, with protein sequence MRSPKLAALELRRFGRGRMPRAALVALLLLPLLYGALYLWSFWDPYGRLDRIPVALVNDDKGATTGGEHLAAGDEIADRLLDSKVFDWHEVSTAEAEQGVEDGTYYLSLTMPADFSERIASSAGDSPATGALRVRTNDANNYIVGQISRTVFAEVRSAASTKASRGFLDRIFIDFSGLHDATAKAAEGADDLKSGITKAKTGSKDLADGLKDAESGSGTLSSGITKLNKGAGDLETGSRQVADGTQLLADKVNAVAADVRPFLKDNGKAIGDTARLVADSSKAVRDNLDLLAEAAPTASAAAHTAADELSEVYRDRCEEQPLPDPGVCPQLERARTAAADVARVSDDVNALVINQKGDLTKLRGHLTSLREQADALAKRSPNLDTDLESAVSRINALNTGAHKVAKGADALHTGLGTARTGAGDLDTGVKKLKTGAKALKSGLYRLGDGSATLAQGLHDGVGKIPDYDKEDRDARTGVMADPVRLASSSLHAAPNYGTGFAPYFIPLSLWVGAMVAYMLIQPLSRRALAAGAPAWRIAFAGWLPVAAIGLLQVAALMSVLHWRLGLQMTHAAGTIGFLALVTCCFAAIVQWLNARFGAAGRILVLAVLMLQLTSAGGTYPVQTSPGFFGAIHPYLPMTYVVDGLRRLITGGGLGPVWQGCAVLLAFTAGALALTALSARRKQVWTLDRLHPELSL encoded by the coding sequence ATGCGATCGCCGAAACTGGCCGCGCTTGAGCTGCGGCGGTTCGGCAGGGGCCGGATGCCGCGTGCCGCACTCGTGGCACTCCTCCTGCTGCCCCTGCTGTACGGGGCGCTCTACCTCTGGTCGTTCTGGGACCCGTACGGCCGGCTCGACCGCATCCCCGTGGCCCTCGTCAACGACGACAAGGGAGCGACCACCGGGGGTGAACACCTCGCGGCCGGTGACGAGATCGCGGACCGGCTGCTCGACTCCAAGGTCTTCGACTGGCACGAGGTCAGCACCGCCGAGGCCGAACAGGGCGTCGAGGACGGGACGTACTACCTCTCGCTGACCATGCCGGCGGACTTCAGCGAGCGGATCGCCTCGAGCGCCGGGGACTCCCCCGCGACCGGTGCCCTGCGGGTACGCACGAACGACGCCAACAACTACATCGTCGGGCAGATCTCCAGGACCGTGTTCGCCGAGGTCCGGAGCGCCGCGTCGACGAAGGCCTCGCGCGGCTTCCTGGACCGGATCTTCATCGACTTCTCGGGCCTGCACGACGCGACCGCGAAGGCGGCCGAGGGCGCCGACGATCTGAAGAGCGGCATCACGAAGGCGAAGACCGGTTCCAAGGACCTGGCCGACGGCCTCAAGGACGCCGAGTCAGGCAGCGGCACGCTCTCCAGCGGCATCACCAAGCTGAACAAGGGAGCCGGCGACCTCGAGACGGGGTCACGGCAGGTCGCCGACGGCACCCAGCTGCTCGCCGACAAGGTCAACGCGGTGGCGGCGGACGTACGTCCGTTCCTGAAGGACAACGGCAAGGCCATCGGCGACACCGCCCGGCTGGTCGCCGACTCCTCCAAGGCCGTCCGGGACAACCTCGATCTCCTCGCCGAGGCGGCGCCCACCGCCTCGGCCGCCGCCCACACCGCCGCCGACGAACTGTCCGAGGTCTACCGGGACCGCTGCGAGGAGCAGCCGCTGCCTGACCCCGGGGTCTGCCCGCAGCTCGAGCGCGCCAGGACAGCGGCGGCGGATGTCGCCAGGGTGTCCGACGACGTGAACGCGCTGGTCATCAATCAGAAGGGCGACCTGACGAAGCTGCGCGGCCATCTGACCTCTCTCCGGGAACAGGCCGACGCCCTGGCGAAGCGCTCGCCGAATCTGGACACGGACCTGGAGTCCGCCGTGTCCAGGATCAACGCCCTCAACACGGGCGCGCACAAGGTCGCCAAGGGCGCCGACGCACTCCACACCGGCCTCGGCACCGCCAGGACGGGAGCCGGCGACCTGGACACCGGAGTCAAGAAGCTGAAGACCGGCGCGAAGGCCCTGAAGAGCGGGCTGTACCGGCTGGGTGACGGCTCCGCGACCCTCGCCCAGGGACTGCACGACGGAGTCGGCAAGATCCCCGACTACGACAAGGAGGACCGCGACGCCCGTACCGGTGTCATGGCCGACCCCGTACGGCTGGCCTCCTCCTCCTTGCACGCGGCACCCAACTACGGCACCGGCTTCGCCCCGTACTTCATTCCCCTCTCGCTGTGGGTGGGCGCGATGGTGGCGTACATGCTGATCCAGCCGCTCAGCCGGCGGGCGCTCGCCGCCGGGGCCCCGGCCTGGCGCATCGCCTTCGCGGGCTGGCTGCCGGTCGCCGCGATCGGCCTGCTGCAGGTCGCGGCACTGATGTCGGTGCTGCACTGGCGGCTCGGTCTGCAGATGACGCACGCCGCCGGCACGATCGGCTTCCTGGCCCTGGTGACCTGCTGCTTCGCCGCGATCGTGCAGTGGCTCAACGCCCGCTTCGGAGCCGCGGGCAGGATCCTCGTCCTGGCGGTGCTGATGCTCCAGCTGACCTCGGCCGGAGGCACCTATCCCGTCCAGACAAGTCCGGGGTTCTTCGGGGCGATCCACCCCTACCTCCCGATGACCTACGTCGTGGACGGGCTGCGGCGGCTGATCACGGGCGGTGGGCTCGGCCCGGTCTGGCAGGGCTGCGCCGTGCTGCTGGCCTTCACCGCGGGCGCGCTGGCGCTGACGGCCCTCTCGGCGCGCCGCAAGCAGGTGTGGACCCTGGACCGGCTGCACCCGGAGCTGAGTCTGTGA